TCCTAGTTCCGTTTGCTAAAAGTATTATCTTCCTTGCCTTAAGTATACTTCCTATTCCCATAGAAATAGCTTTTTTAGGTACTTCTTCAAGAGAATCAAAAAATCTTGAATTAACTTTAATAGTATCTTCTGTTAAGTCTTCTATACTAGTACCAATGGACAGTGAATTATCTGGTTCATTAAATGCAATATGTCCATTTTCACCAACGCCAAGGATTTGTATATCTATTCCGCCTGCCTCTTCTATATATTTATCATATAACTTACAGTACTCTTCTGGATTAACTGCTTTACCATCTGGAACGTGAGTATTGTTCTTATCTATATTAATATGATTAAACAGATTTTCATCCATAAAATATCTATAGCTGCTAGGATTATTCCCATCTAGTCCTAAGTATTCGTCTAGATTAAAGGTTTTAACTTTTGAAAAATCAAGTTCTTCCTCTTTATGCATTCTGATTAATTCCTTGTATGCACCCATTGGGGTACTGCCAGTTGCTAACCCAAGTACAATAGTAGGATTTTTCCTAACCTCATCAGAAATTATTTTTCCTGCAGTCTTGCTAACATCTTCATAATTCTTTTCAATTATTATTTTCATATATTCACTCCCCATATATTTTTTTAGGAATAAAGTCCAAGTAATCACTAGATACACAGTGAAAATTTATCCCTTTTATATTACCTTCAATTACAAATTTATGGCCTTCAGAATGTAAATGACCATAAAGACATGTTTCTACACCATATTCTTTCATAATGTCTACAAACTCATTGGGACTAAAGTCAATATTAAATGGCGGATAATGAATTATTGCTATTTTTTTCTTTAATTCCCTCAGACTATCTAAAGAAAGTTTAAACCTACTAAGTTCTCGTTCAAATATTCTTTCATCATCTTCATTGAAATCTTCATTATCCCTCGCTATCCATCCTCTTGTTCCGACAATCCCAAAATCTTTAAATATATAGCTATTG
The DNA window shown above is from Tissierella sp. Yu-01 and carries:
- a CDS encoding metallophosphoesterase, whose translation is MIYAIADLHFDFSKEKPMDIFGETWLDHEEKIIKNWIDIVKEDDLVIIPGDISWALKLNEAIADLKRIDALPGKKVMLKGNHDYWWSSLSKLNGLSLNSIFFLQNNSYIFKDFGIVGTRGWIARDNEDFNEDDERIFERELSRFKLSLDSLRELKKKIAIIHYPPFNIDFSPNEFVDIMKEYGVETCLYGHLHSEGHKFVIEGNIKGINFHCVSSDYLDFIPKKIYGE
- the nagB gene encoding glucosamine-6-phosphate deaminase, producing the protein MKIIIEKNYEDVSKTAGKIISDEVRKNPTIVLGLATGSTPMGAYKELIRMHKEEELDFSKVKTFNLDEYLGLDGNNPSSYRYFMDENLFNHINIDKNNTHVPDGKAVNPEEYCKLYDKYIEEAGGIDIQILGVGENGHIAFNEPDNSLSIGTSIEDLTEDTIKVNSRFFDSLEEVPKKAISMGIGSILKARKIILLANGTRKAEAIKNILKCDRISTQNPASFLLLHPDFTLIIDEEAYGKSK